One genomic segment of Stigmatopora argus isolate UIUO_Sarg chromosome 1, RoL_Sarg_1.0, whole genome shotgun sequence includes these proteins:
- the harbi1 gene encoding putative nuclease HARBI1 isoform X2, with the protein MAISIAVLDCDLLLHGRGHKTLDRFDVGSVSDDFLITQFGFPREFILYLVELLRESLCRRTQRSRAISPEVQVLAALGFYTSGSFQTSMGDTIGISQASMSRCVSNVTKALVEKAPQFITLNRNPVIQEQTSQEFQRVAGLTGVLGVLDCVQVAIKAPNSEDSTYVNKRGFHSIGSQLVCDARGLLLSVETHWPGGFKAVDVLERSALYKELQESEEGYLLGDSSYPLKTWLMTPVKCPGSPAEFGYNLAHTATHEIVDRTFRAIQTRFRCLDGTKGYLQYSPERSSSIMLACCVLHNASLQSGLDAWTLERTDPLEQPETFEQRPEDRDSQAEEMRKQLILKHFS; encoded by the exons ATGGCGATATCCATCGCCGTTTTGGATTGTGACTTGCTGTTGCATGGTCGTGGTCACAAGACACTGGACCGATTCGATGTGGGTTCGGTATCCGATGACTTCCTCATCACACAGTTTGGCTTCCCCAGAGAGTTCATCTTGTACTTGGTGGAGTTACTTCGAGAG TCACTCTGCAGGAGAACACAGAGGTCCAGAGCGATCAGTCCCGAGGTCCAGGTCCTGGCCGCGTTGGGCTTCTACACATCAGGTTCTTTCCAAACATCAATGGGAGACACTATTGGAATCAGCCAAGCGTCCATGTCCAGATGCGTGTCCAATGTTACCAAAGCTCTGGTTGAGAAAGCGCCCCAGTTTATCACATTGAATAG aaATCCAGTAATTCAAGAGCAGACCTCCCAGGAATTCCAGAGGGTGGCGGGATTGACGGGCGTTCTTGGAGTTCTGGACTGTGTTCAAGTGGCCATCAAGGCTCCCAACAGCGAAGACTCGACGTACGTGAACAAGAGGGGATTTCACTCTATCGGCTCTCAGCTCGTTTGTGACGCCAGAGGGTTGTTACTCAGCGTGGAAACTCATTGGCCGGGTGGCTTCAAAGCTGTAGATGTTCTGGAAAGATCTGCCCTTTACAAAGAACTGCAGGAATCTGAGGAGGGCTATTTGCTGG GTGACAGCAGTTATCCTTTAAAGACGTGGTTGATGACCCCGGTGAAATGCCCTGGATCTCCTGCAGAGTTTGGATACAATCTTGCTCACACGGCTACGCATGAGATTGTGGATAGAACATTTCGCGCCATTCAGACTAGATTTCGCTGTTTAGATGGCACCAAAGGATATTTGCAG TACTCACCAGAAAGGAGCTCATCCATCATGTTGGCTTGTTGCGTTCTCCACAACGCCTCTCTGCAGTCAGGATTAGACGCCTGGACTCTGGAAAGGACAGACCCCTTAGAGCAGCCCGAAACTTTCGAGCAGAGACCCGAAGACCGGGACAGTCAGGCTGAAGAGATGCGCAAACAGCTCATTCTGAAGCACTTCAGCTAA
- the harbi1 gene encoding putative nuclease HARBI1 isoform X1 encodes MYMFYLNGLIYDIIELCSSFLCYMYTKMNFESSLANLVASVPSGVSLKDSLALKYQSSMAISIAVLDCDLLLHGRGHKTLDRFDVGSVSDDFLITQFGFPREFILYLVELLRESLCRRTQRSRAISPEVQVLAALGFYTSGSFQTSMGDTIGISQASMSRCVSNVTKALVEKAPQFITLNRNPVIQEQTSQEFQRVAGLTGVLGVLDCVQVAIKAPNSEDSTYVNKRGFHSIGSQLVCDARGLLLSVETHWPGGFKAVDVLERSALYKELQESEEGYLLGDSSYPLKTWLMTPVKCPGSPAEFGYNLAHTATHEIVDRTFRAIQTRFRCLDGTKGYLQYSPERSSSIMLACCVLHNASLQSGLDAWTLERTDPLEQPETFEQRPEDRDSQAEEMRKQLILKHFS; translated from the exons atgtatatgtTTTATTTGAACGGGTTAATATATGATATTATTGAGTTATGTTCGAGTTTTTTATGTTACATGTATACAAAGATGAACTTTGAAAGTAGTTTGGCGAATCTGGTAGCAAGTGTCCCAAGTGGCGTTTCCTTGAAAGACTCGTTGGCTTTGAAATACCAGTCAAG CATGGCGATATCCATCGCCGTTTTGGATTGTGACTTGCTGTTGCATGGTCGTGGTCACAAGACACTGGACCGATTCGATGTGGGTTCGGTATCCGATGACTTCCTCATCACACAGTTTGGCTTCCCCAGAGAGTTCATCTTGTACTTGGTGGAGTTACTTCGAGAG TCACTCTGCAGGAGAACACAGAGGTCCAGAGCGATCAGTCCCGAGGTCCAGGTCCTGGCCGCGTTGGGCTTCTACACATCAGGTTCTTTCCAAACATCAATGGGAGACACTATTGGAATCAGCCAAGCGTCCATGTCCAGATGCGTGTCCAATGTTACCAAAGCTCTGGTTGAGAAAGCGCCCCAGTTTATCACATTGAATAG aaATCCAGTAATTCAAGAGCAGACCTCCCAGGAATTCCAGAGGGTGGCGGGATTGACGGGCGTTCTTGGAGTTCTGGACTGTGTTCAAGTGGCCATCAAGGCTCCCAACAGCGAAGACTCGACGTACGTGAACAAGAGGGGATTTCACTCTATCGGCTCTCAGCTCGTTTGTGACGCCAGAGGGTTGTTACTCAGCGTGGAAACTCATTGGCCGGGTGGCTTCAAAGCTGTAGATGTTCTGGAAAGATCTGCCCTTTACAAAGAACTGCAGGAATCTGAGGAGGGCTATTTGCTGG GTGACAGCAGTTATCCTTTAAAGACGTGGTTGATGACCCCGGTGAAATGCCCTGGATCTCCTGCAGAGTTTGGATACAATCTTGCTCACACGGCTACGCATGAGATTGTGGATAGAACATTTCGCGCCATTCAGACTAGATTTCGCTGTTTAGATGGCACCAAAGGATATTTGCAG TACTCACCAGAAAGGAGCTCATCCATCATGTTGGCTTGTTGCGTTCTCCACAACGCCTCTCTGCAGTCAGGATTAGACGCCTGGACTCTGGAAAGGACAGACCCCTTAGAGCAGCCCGAAACTTTCGAGCAGAGACCCGAAGACCGGGACAGTCAGGCTGAAGAGATGCGCAAACAGCTCATTCTGAAGCACTTCAGCTAA